The following proteins are encoded in a genomic region of Gracilinanus agilis isolate LMUSP501 unplaced genomic scaffold, AgileGrace unplaced_scaffold57246, whole genome shotgun sequence:
- the LOC123256232 gene encoding vomeronasal type-1 receptor 1-like yields MKLCDLLLAIVFIIQIGIGLLGNAFLLFLYILTFLTGHKLRPIDSICVNLTIANLKTLLFKGLPQTIFYLGLKNFLYPIGCKLIQYLHRVSRSVSLSSTCLLCGFQVITISPNNSRWFQLKVQAPKHIIPSCLFCWCFYLFINFTMLGIMNNSRFMSNSTRWWHLGYCSVTAHDSFSASLYIIIFFLPDVICMAFMIWATAYIIFILYRHHQQVQHIHHPHISLRTFPEIRATHASLLLACTYVSFYSINSIISFCAFQFVIYHSFLMSTKQFIAACFPAIAPFVL; encoded by the coding sequence ATGAAACTTTGTGACTTATTATTGGCCATTGTCTTCATCATCCAGATTGGAATTGGGCTTCTAGGGAATGCCTTCCTACTGTTTCTTTACATCCTCACATTTCTCACTGGTCACAAGCTAAGGCCCATAGACTCCATTTGTGTCAACTTGACCATAGCCAACTTGAAAACCCTTCTATTCAAAGGTCTTCCTCAGACAATATTCTATCTGGGCTTAAAAAATTTCCTGTATCCTATTGGGTGTAAACTTATCCAGTACCTTCACAGAGTGTCTAGGAGTGTTTCTCTCAGCAGTACCTGCCTTCTGTGTGGTTTTCAGGTCATCACCATCAGTCCCAATAACTCCAGGTGGTTTCAACTCAAAGTCCAAGCCCCAAAACACATTATCCCTTCTTGTCTCTTCTGCTGGTGCTTCTACTTGTTTATAAATTTCACTATGCTTGGGATCATGAATAACTCAAGGTTCATGAGTAACAGCACAAGATGGTGGCATCTGGGATATTGTTCAGTTACAGCCCATGACTCATTTAGTGCCTCActctatataattattttctttcttcctgatgTCATTTGCATGGCATTCATGATCTGGGCCACTGCCTACATAATTTTTATTCTGTACAGACACCATCAGCAAGTCCAACACATTCACCATCCCCACATTTCTCTTAGAACTTTTCCTGAGATAAGAGCCACTCATGCAAGCCTTTTACTAGCATGTACATATGTCTCCTTCTATTCAATTAATTCCATCATCTCCTTTTGTGCCTTTCAATTTGTCATATATCATTCCTTTCTCATGTCTACTAAACAATTCATAGCAGCATGTTTCCCAGCTATTGCTCCTTTTGTCCTG